In Helianthus annuus cultivar XRQ/B chromosome 3, HanXRQr2.0-SUNRISE, whole genome shotgun sequence, a single window of DNA contains:
- the LOC110931584 gene encoding uncharacterized protein LOC110931584 gives MACKPPIYNGEVDPIICQRWISDVEGVFEGTHCDVGDFVAYRTGQLRGQAKDWWDNKKKEIGAEAARVMTWDEFKVPFLKHHYPKAVISRIKEEFIQLRQKGESIDKITGIFMDKLRFCDELVTTEEQKIYYYYNMLSAEYVEFMTPSKYETLTEIINTAREREIELKKQVERGERRALDVNPSPTKKARTTEAGKKVEAKGGSPSCKVCGKGHKGECRFKEKPCPVCGKTGHTASLCPGKVSVCYKCYQPGHTKSECLELVGKRDTKESPTEAPKAKARSFQLTAAEAKTEPDVVSGCKLSIDDEEYLIDLIPMSMGEFQVVVGMDWLSQHHAKVVCFRKEIKLTSPSG, from the exons atggcgtgtaaaccgccaatctaCAACGGGGAGGTTGACCCGATAATATGCCAAAGATGGATAAGTGACGTTGAAGGGGTGTTTGAGGGGACCCATTGTGACGTAGGTGACTTTGTTGCTTACAGGACGGGTCAATTGAGGGgtcaagccaaggattggtgggacaatAAGAAGAAAGAAATAGGAGCCGAAGCGGCGAGGGTTATGACTTGGGATGAGTTTAAGGTGCCATTCCTTAAACACCATTATCCCAAAGCAGTTATCAGCAGGATCAAAGAGGAATTTATCCAATTAAGACAAAAGGGAGAATCAATTGATAAAATCACGGGTATCTTCATGGATAAGCTGAGATTCTGTGACGAGTTAGTCACCACTGAAGAGCAGAAGATATACTACTATTACAACATGCTGAGTGCTGAATACGTGGAGTTTATGACTCCCTCAAAGTATGAAACTCTCACTGAAATCATCAACACCGCCCGTGAGCGGGAAATCGAGCTAAAGAAGCAAGTTGAAAGGGGTGAGCGAAGGGcactggatgtgaatccaagccctacaaagaaagctAGAACTACTGAAGCAGGGAAGAAAGTGGAGGCTaaaggcgggtcgccaagttgcaAGGTATGTGGAAAGGGGCACAAAGGTGAGTGTCGCTTCAAAGAGAAACCATGTCCAGTATGTGGGAAGACGGGACACACTGCATCCCTATGTCCCGGAAAAGTTTCCGTTTGTTATAAATGTTATCAACCCGGCCACACAAAGTCTGAATGCCTCGagttggttgggaagagagaCACAAAAGAGTCTCCAACGGAAGCTCCAAAGGCAAAGGCTAGGTCCTTCCAACTTACCGCGGCGGAAGCAAAgacagaacccgatgtggtctcag GTTGCAAATTAAGCATTGATGATGAAGAATACTTAATAGACCTAATCCCAATGTCAATGGGGGAATTTCAAGTAgttgttgggatggattggctatctcagcaCCATGCGAAGGTCGTATGTTTTCGTAAGGAGATAAAGCTAACATCTCCTAGCGGATAA